In the Gossypium arboreum isolate Shixiya-1 chromosome 10, ASM2569848v2, whole genome shotgun sequence genome, one interval contains:
- the LOC108488897 gene encoding glycerol-3-phosphate acyltransferase 5-like: MQKMVMENSIVSEFEGILLKDSDPFSYFMLVAFEASGLIRFALLLLCWPVIRFLDALGMGDAGLKLMVFVATAGLRVLEIESVSRAVLPKFFMDDIDMEAWRVFSRYDKRVVVTKMPRIMVERFVKEHLRADEVVGSELVVNRFGFATGLVDGDIGFISSKVAKLFVDDEPSLGLRRATSSFQFFSICKEQMHPPFITVENCHDHKLLRPLPVIFHDGRLVMRPTPLTALLILSWMPLGIVLATIRITIGVMLPMRIIPYVTPLFGGKIIVKGKPPSPISGSNSGVLFVCTHRTLMDPVVLSTVLMRKIPAVTYSISRLSEILSPIPTVRLTRIREVDAQKIKQELSKGDLVVCPEGTTCREPFLLRFSGLFAELTDRIVPVAMNYRVGFFHATTAGGWKALDPIFFFMNPRPVYEVTFLNQLPAEATCSSGKSPHDVANYVQRILAATLGFECTNFTRKDKYRVLAGNDGTVSCTSLVDKVKKVVSTFKPFLQ, from the exons ATGCAAAAGATGGTTATGGAGAACTCAATTGTTTCTGAGTTTGAAGGGATTCTTTTGAAAGACTCGGACCCTTTCTCCTACTTCATGTTGGTTGCATTCGAAGCCTCGGGTTTAATCCGGTTCGCTTTGTTGCTGTTATGTTGGCCGGTGATTCGGTTTCTCGATGCGTTGGGCATGGGTGATGCGGGGTTGAAGTTGATGGTCTTTGTTGCAACGGCGGGGCTTCGGGTGTTGGAGATTGAATCTGTGTCTAGAGCTGTTTTGCCTAAGTTTTTTATGGATGATATTGATATGGAGGCTTGGAGAGTGTTTAGTAGGTATGATAAAAGAGTTGTGGTGACAAAAATGCCTAGGATTATGGTGGAAAGGTTCGTGAAAGAGCATTTACGAGCCGATGAGGTTGTTGGAAGTGAACTTGTGGTGAACCGATTTGGATTTGCTACAGGTTTAGTTGATGGTGATATTGGTTTTATCTCGAGTAAAGTCGCCAAGTTGTTCGTAGACGATGAGCCTAGTTTAGGACTTAGAAGAGCTACGTCAAGTTTTCAATTCTTCTCTATATGCAAA GAACAAATGCACCCACCATTTATCACCGTCGAAAATTGCCACGACCACAAACTCCTTCGTCCACTACCCGTAATCTTTCATGACGGTCGTCTCGTGATGCGGCCAACACCTTTGACCGCTCTATTAATCCTCTCATGGATGCCATTGGGCATAGTACTAGCAACGATTCGAATTACTATCGGTGTAATGCTTCCGATGCGAATCATCCCCTATGTGACCCCTTTATTTGGTGGCAAAATCATCGTCAAAGGCAAACCACCGTCACCCATCTCTGGTAGCAACTCCGGCGTCCTATTCGTTTGCACTCATAGGACTTTAATGGACCCTGTGGTCTTATCCACTGTCCTCATGAGAAAAATCCCAGCAGTCACATATTCCATATCGAGATTATCTGAAATCCTATCACCTATACCGACGGTAAGATTAACAAGAATCAGAGAAGTCGATGCCCAAAAAATCAAACAAGAACTATCCAAAGGTGACTTAGTAGTTTGCCCAGAAGGTACAACATGCAGAGAACCCTTTCTATTAAGGTTCAGTGGCCTATTTGCCGAATTAACGGACCGAATAGTCCCGGTCGCCATGAACTATAGGGTAGGGTTTTTCCACGCAACCACAGCCGGCGGGTGGAAAGCTTTGGACCCGATCTTTTTCTTCATGAACCCTAGACCTGTCTACGAAGTGACATTCTTGAACCAGTTGCCAGCGGAAGCTACATGTTCGTCAGGTAAAAGCCCGCATGACGTCGCTAATTACGTGCAAAGAATCTTGGCCGCTACGTTAGGGTTTGAATGCACAAATTTTACAAGGAAAGATAAATACAGAGTATTGGCCGGGAATGACGGAACAGTTTCATGCACTTCTCTCGTTGATAAAGTTAAGAAGGTGGTGAGCACATTTAAACCTTTTCTtcaatga